The proteins below come from a single Neospora caninum Liverpool complete genome, chromosome IX genomic window:
- a CDS encoding gh16169, related has protein sequence MSLRQIRKLRASRQGTPADPLQENPHSARSSESSGEESLRGSFPFPQSRPRSAFLAAAGDSEEDSEEDKGSEAPRPATGEETAAGRREADEKGKTAGGDASGRGQEAETDGDEIASREAAVGETSPPRRQKASSAGKRKRKKKTQLSPAREGAETSLTGPQGWQEKEKTRDFNSRANAADELGNRDSSTPHKPAGTYCLAMERAMFDTEVELKRIFGREVARNLAGNARHSQIVCVCGGNAGTRRAGPTSRRFWLIPDAEEGPATHEYVRMVKEDDEAAGTVEFALQYTPYYEQLQDAFHAILHSHDPQNLQQFLLRHPRHIDALLQMSEVYRMRGENETATELSKKALCVAVDTLNPFNKNLVKCIGLYGAALADQGCYRTALEVTKLLVAMDLPRDAFHAMLHLDYLALRSRQWQFLQHFSQTFVEQHLAYVIPLDPPSERGHQDSRETLVSRKDEDLKLVDLAFMLPNFAFSTALSIALHATQRECSEDIKTITADELLAVCMPSTRERQTGNESQLHHLLLMRAILLFPAFVRKLLQKIGVNGSQKVAEIKEFARRWSRSSFLFDVSRYKDVRVSEFDRIPTPPAFLMDAHHAVTEAGAGHRNRRVQYVSINSSPIIIFFETLLPWTELDQTGLRAEPQHVSVLARSLLSALCEIATFAWKAVQNLGPFIRRWLADSSPRTITRVPSSSDAPHVGNAPSVQN, from the exons ATGTCTCTCCGGCAGATCCGCAAGCTCCGGGCATCCCGTCAGGGGACTCCGGCAGACCCTCTGCAGGAAAATCCGCATTCCGCGCGCTCCAGCGAGTCTTCAGGTGAAGAGTCACTGCGTGGAAGTTTTCCCTTCCCGCAGAGCCGACCGAGGTCTGCGTTTTTAGccgccgcaggagacagcgaagaggacagcgaagaagacaaagggaGTGAGGCCCCGAGGCCGGCGaccggcgaggagacggcggcggggaggcgcgaggcagacgagaagggaaagacagcgGGAGGCGATGCTTCAGGGAGAGGccaggaagcagagactgaTGGAGACGAGATCGCAAGTCGTGAGGCGGCAGTCGGCGAGACCTCGCCCcccaggagacagaaagcgagtTCCGctggaaagaggaaaagaaagaaaaagacgcagctCTCTCCTGCAAGGGAAGGCGCTGAAACCTCACTGACGGGCCCTCAGGGCTggcaagaaaaagagaaaacgagggatTTCAACTCCAGGGCAAATGCCGCCGACGAGCTCGGGAACCGAGACTCCAGCACACCCCACAAGCCGGCAGGGACGTACTGCCTGGCCATGGAACGCGCCATGTTCGACACAGAAGTGGAGCTGAAGCGCATCTTCGGACGCGAAGTCGCTCGGAACCTCGCCGGGAACGCTCGACACAGTCA GattgtgtgcgtgtgtggggGCAACGCAGGCACTCGGCGAGCGGGACCTACGAGCAGGCGATTTTGGTTGATTCCCGATGCAGAAGAGGGCCCGGCAACCCACGAGTACGTGCGGATGGtgaaggaagacgacgaagctgCGGGCACGGTCGAGTTCGCTCTGCAGTACACGCCGTATTACGAGCAGCTTCAGGACGCCTTCCATGCAATTCTACACTCCCACGATCCGCAAAACCTTCAGCAGTTTCTCCTGCGTCACCCGAGACACATTGATGCCTTGCTGCAGATGTCTGAGGTCTACCGCATGCGGGGCGAGAATGAGACTGCGACTGAGCTGTCAAAGAAGGCTCTCTGT GTTGCCGTCGACACGCTAAATCCGTTCAACAAGAACCTCGTCAAGTGCATCGGTCTGTATGGAGCAGCGCTGGCCGACCAGGGCTGTTACCGAACCGCACTCGAAGTGACCAAACTCTTGGTGGCTATGGATCTGCCCAGGGATGCCTTCCACGCCATGCTGCATCTCGATTACCTTGCCCTCCGGTCGCGGCAATGGCAATTCCTTCAGCATTTTTCCCAGACCTTTGTGGAGCAGCATCTGGCATACGTGATTCCCCTCGACCCACCCTCAGAGCGGGGCCATCAAGACTCTCGGGAGACACTGGTGTCTCGAAAGGACGAAGATTTGAAACTCGTGGACCTGGCGTTCATGCTACCAAATTTCGCGTTCTCAACGGCACTTTCTATCGCACTCCACGCTACCCAAC GAGAGTGCTCGGAAGACATCAAGACGATTACGGCCGACGAACTCCTTGCTGTCTGCATGCCGTCCaccagggagagacaaactgGAAACGAGAGCCAATTGCACCACCTCCTGTTGATGCGTGCCATActcctcttccctgcctTCGTCCGGAAGCTGCTGCAGAAGATTGGTGTTAATGGATCTCAGAAGGTAGCAG AGATAAAGGAATTCGCACGGCGGTGgtcgcgttcctctttcctgttcgaTGTGAGCCGGTACAAGGACGTCCGGGTGTCGGAATTCGATCGGATCCCAACCCCTCCGGCATTTTTGATGGATGCCCATCACGCGGTGACTGAGGCTGGAGCAGGGCACCGAAACAGACGAGTGCAGTACGTCTCCATTAACTCTAGCCCGATTATCATCTTCTTTGAGACTCTTCTCCCGTGGACAGAGCTCGACCAGACGG GTCTTAGAGCCGAGCCACAGCATGTGAGCGTTTTGGCAAGATcacttctttctgctctctgcgAGATAGCGACCTTCGCGTGGAAGGCAGTTCAAAATCTTGGTCCTTTTATTAGGCGCTGGCTCGCAGACTCCAGTCCTCGAACCATCACCCGCGTCCCATCGAGCAGTGACGCGCCCCACGTTGGGAACGCACCCTCAGTCCAGAACTGA